In Bacillus sp. FJAT-45037, the following are encoded in one genomic region:
- a CDS encoding phosphate/phosphite/phosphonate ABC transporter substrate-binding protein, protein MKRNIFRLLVGCALSISLVACGTEEEASTEVEVGNETTEPAADEQSDWPDKIRFADTGVEGMEELQREFGPFKDALEEVLDVEIEFFAVTNRVVGATALEFDQVDMLLAGPSEYAQIKSVVPGAEPIVGIERSEYSAAIIVHEDSEYETLEDIKGTNIAMKDAGSTSGHIGPSQILIEAGFDLDRDVNIQLLDGARIEAFKNHEVDVLATGIKDYYQIVEEDGEGKYRLLEEGPPLPNDVFVAGPELPKDFVEAIQKAILDNQQQIIESITVTGENDKYMEALFVEADDADYDSMREAYRVLGLELE, encoded by the coding sequence ATGAAACGAAACATTTTTAGGTTGCTAGTAGGTTGTGCATTAAGTATCTCACTTGTAGCTTGTGGAACGGAAGAAGAAGCAAGTACAGAGGTTGAAGTAGGAAATGAAACGACGGAGCCCGCGGCAGATGAACAATCTGACTGGCCTGATAAGATAAGATTTGCAGATACTGGAGTAGAAGGTATGGAAGAATTGCAGCGTGAGTTTGGTCCTTTTAAAGATGCACTAGAAGAAGTATTAGATGTCGAGATTGAATTCTTTGCTGTTACAAATCGTGTGGTTGGAGCGACTGCTCTTGAATTTGATCAAGTTGATATGTTACTCGCTGGGCCTTCTGAATATGCCCAAATTAAATCTGTAGTACCTGGTGCTGAACCAATTGTTGGAATCGAACGTTCTGAATATAGTGCAGCCATAATTGTTCATGAAGACAGTGAATATGAAACGTTAGAAGATATTAAAGGAACTAATATAGCAATGAAAGATGCAGGGTCAACTAGTGGTCATATTGGACCAAGTCAAATACTAATAGAAGCAGGCTTTGACTTAGATCGAGATGTAAATATCCAGTTACTAGACGGTGCGCGCATTGAGGCATTTAAAAACCATGAGGTAGATGTACTTGCAACAGGGATTAAAGATTATTACCAAATAGTAGAAGAAGATGGTGAAGGAAAATATCGTCTATTAGAAGAGGGACCACCACTTCCAAATGATGTATTTGTAGCAGGTCCAGAGCTTCCAAAAGACTTTGTCGAAGCCATCCAAAAAGCCATTTTAGATAACCAACAACAGATTATCGAAAGTATCACGGTGACTGGTGAGAACGATAAATATATGGAAGCATTATTTGTTGAGGCGGATGACGCAGACTATGATTCAATGCGTGAAGCTTATCGTGTTCTGGGATTAGAGTTAGAATAA
- the rarD gene encoding EamA family transporter RarD — MNQSEQRIGVLAAIFAYLLWGFLPLYWKQLEHISPGEVLAYRIIWSLVFMLIILAVRQQLGHFIQEIRRLFSNKKQVTGMIFASIFISMNWFVFIWAVTSERMVEASLGYYINPLINVLLAMIFLGERFNKWQGTSIILALIGVSIMTLYYGVIPYAAFLLAITFGLYGLLKKLVNVGALIGLTIETLFMAPFALIYVMIFHSPTSNLANYTFDTWAFLIGAGAATAIPLLLFSVSAKRISLSLIGFLQYIGPTLMLILGVFLYNEPFSQIQLIAFVLIWLGLFIFTTSKTPLFYKFTSRYTIASHIKEKEFK, encoded by the coding sequence ATGAACCAATCGGAACAACGAATTGGCGTTCTCGCTGCTATATTTGCTTATTTACTGTGGGGATTTCTTCCACTCTATTGGAAACAACTTGAACACATTAGTCCAGGTGAGGTGCTTGCTTACCGTATTATTTGGTCGCTTGTTTTCATGCTAATAATCTTAGCTGTCCGCCAGCAGTTAGGGCATTTTATTCAAGAAATTCGTCGGTTATTTTCAAACAAAAAACAAGTAACTGGCATGATTTTCGCCTCGATCTTTATCTCAATGAATTGGTTTGTTTTTATTTGGGCTGTAACGAGCGAACGTATGGTTGAGGCTAGTCTCGGCTATTATATCAATCCTCTTATTAATGTGTTACTTGCGATGATTTTTCTTGGAGAACGCTTTAACAAGTGGCAAGGCACTTCCATTATCCTTGCGTTAATTGGGGTATCAATTATGACTTTATACTACGGCGTCATTCCCTATGCTGCCTTTCTACTCGCCATTACGTTTGGTCTATACGGATTATTGAAAAAGCTTGTGAATGTCGGGGCTCTCATAGGTCTAACAATTGAGACACTCTTCATGGCACCTTTTGCTCTTATATACGTAATGATTTTTCATTCACCTACTAGTAATCTAGCAAATTATACATTCGATACTTGGGCTTTTTTAATCGGGGCCGGAGCAGCAACTGCGATTCCACTCCTCTTATTTTCAGTTAGTGCGAAGCGAATCTCGCTCTCGCTCATTGGCTTCTTACAATATATCGGTCCGACTTTAATGCTCATTCTCGGAGTGTTTTTATACAATGAGCCATTTAGTCAGATCCAACTCATCGCTTTTGTTTTAATTTGGCTCGGATTATTTATTTTCACTACTTCAAAAACACCACTATTTTACAAGTTTACTTCAAGATATACCATCGCTAGCCATATCAAAGAAAAAGAATTTAAATAA
- the phnC gene encoding phosphonate ABC transporter ATP-binding protein, protein MLSLSVKNISKTFPDGTEALKGINFDVKAGEGVVLLGHNGSGKSTLFRCISQFEKPTDGQIYFNDQEATKLSKRKLRPLRKRIGMVFQHFHLIPNLSVHQNVLFGALGQTNFSMQTFAPFASKELRLEAMECLDRVGLSHLAKRRADQLSGGQQQRVAIARMLMQKPEIVLADEPIASLDPKAGREVMELLWSITRERNLTIIAILHQMDIAMEFGERIIALKKGDKVIDAPVDEINRQQLEDLYEHDPTISDEEISKVVNS, encoded by the coding sequence ATGCTATCTTTATCCGTAAAAAATATTTCAAAGACCTTTCCTGATGGTACTGAGGCATTAAAAGGAATTAATTTTGATGTAAAAGCAGGGGAAGGGGTTGTATTACTTGGACACAATGGGTCAGGTAAGTCGACCCTTTTCCGTTGCATTAGTCAATTTGAGAAACCTACTGACGGGCAAATTTATTTTAATGATCAAGAAGCTACTAAACTGTCAAAACGTAAATTACGACCATTACGTAAAAGAATTGGCATGGTGTTCCAGCATTTTCATTTGATACCTAATCTTAGCGTACATCAGAATGTGTTGTTTGGCGCATTGGGACAGACTAACTTCTCGATGCAGACGTTCGCTCCGTTTGCATCAAAAGAATTACGATTAGAAGCAATGGAGTGCTTAGATCGAGTCGGACTATCTCATCTAGCAAAAAGGAGAGCGGATCAACTATCTGGTGGACAACAACAACGTGTTGCTATTGCTAGAATGCTTATGCAGAAACCGGAGATTGTTCTTGCTGATGAACCTATTGCTAGCCTTGATCCGAAAGCGGGTCGTGAAGTCATGGAACTTTTATGGAGTATAACAAGAGAGCGAAACTTAACTATCATTGCCATTCTTCACCAGATGGATATAGCCATGGAATTTGGTGAGAGAATTATTGCACTAAAGAAGGGTGATAAAGTTATTGATGCTCCTGTAGACGAAATAAATCGTCAACAACTTGAAGACCTTTATGAACATGATCCTACCATCTCTGATGAAGAGATCAGTAAGGTGGTGAACTCATGA
- the pdxK gene encoding pyridoxine/pyridoxal/pyridoxamine kinase, protein MTMKKTLTIAGSDTSGGAGLQADLKTFQELGVYGMNALTVVVAQDPHNHWNHEVFPQNVDHLEKQLETILAGIGVEAAKTGMLGSTEIIELVAKKVDQYNVTNLVVDPVMVCKGADEALNPETDACLRDVLVPKALVVTPNLFEAAQLSGLGTITTIEEMKEAAAAIYKLGAKHVVVKGGSKLAHDKAVDVYFDGEEFTLLESDKIDTTFTHGAGCTFAAAITAELAKGSSVKNAIHTAKDFVNIAIQHSFRLNQYVGPLKHIANRK, encoded by the coding sequence ATGACAATGAAGAAAACATTAACTATTGCAGGTTCAGATACAAGTGGGGGAGCCGGTCTACAAGCTGACCTCAAAACCTTTCAAGAATTAGGGGTTTATGGGATGAACGCCTTAACGGTAGTCGTCGCTCAAGATCCTCATAACCACTGGAATCATGAGGTCTTCCCTCAGAATGTCGATCATCTTGAAAAACAACTGGAAACGATCTTAGCCGGAATCGGTGTTGAGGCCGCTAAAACAGGTATGCTTGGATCAACAGAGATCATTGAACTCGTTGCTAAAAAAGTCGATCAATACAATGTAACAAACTTGGTTGTTGACCCCGTGATGGTGTGTAAAGGAGCAGATGAGGCTCTAAATCCAGAGACGGACGCATGTTTACGGGATGTCCTTGTTCCAAAAGCCTTGGTCGTTACCCCAAATTTATTCGAAGCTGCTCAATTAAGCGGTCTTGGTACGATTACAACCATTGAAGAAATGAAAGAAGCAGCTGCAGCGATTTATAAGCTCGGAGCAAAACATGTGGTTGTTAAAGGCGGAAGTAAACTAGCTCATGACAAAGCTGTTGACGTCTATTTTGATGGCGAAGAGTTCACTCTTTTAGAATCGGATAAAATCGATACAACCTTCACTCATGGAGCAGGTTGTACATTTGCCGCTGCCATTACGGCAGAACTAGCAAAAGGAAGCTCTGTTAAAAATGCCATCCATACAGCAAAAGATTTTGTTAATATAGCGATTCAACATTCGTTCCGTTTAAATCAATATGTTGGACCGTTAAAGCATATCGCTAATAGAAAATAA
- a CDS encoding SDR family oxidoreductase, producing the protein MEKEVVMITGASSGLGAALAKQYMSIGAHVCLVGRSRETLRTTIENDSKHYSIYEGDITDKSDVTRIVFQIEDEVGKVDMLINNAGVGFFGLAEDLSEPDLSTMIDVNVKGTIYCTQAILPEMKKRNKGTIVNIISTAGRLGKANESGYVASKFAVRGFTESLQAELAHTMIRVSGVYMGGMNTPFWEGILPVEKRELMMQPEDVAEIIVHNLQERRHVSVEEIVIKNKKPNK; encoded by the coding sequence ATGGAAAAAGAAGTTGTTATGATTACAGGTGCTAGCAGTGGATTAGGAGCGGCCCTCGCCAAGCAATACATGAGCATCGGTGCACATGTTTGTTTAGTGGGGAGATCACGTGAAACTTTACGAACAACCATCGAAAATGACTCAAAGCATTATTCTATATACGAAGGTGACATCACTGACAAATCAGATGTGACCCGTATCGTTTTTCAGATTGAGGACGAGGTAGGTAAGGTTGATATGCTTATCAATAATGCAGGGGTGGGGTTCTTTGGTTTAGCTGAGGACTTGTCTGAACCAGATCTTAGTACGATGATTGATGTTAATGTCAAAGGGACAATCTATTGCACACAGGCCATTTTACCTGAGATGAAAAAGCGTAATAAAGGAACGATCGTTAATATTATTTCAACTGCTGGACGACTTGGGAAGGCGAATGAATCGGGGTATGTAGCAAGTAAATTTGCTGTGCGTGGGTTCACAGAAAGCCTTCAAGCAGAATTAGCTCACACGATGATTCGAGTGAGTGGAGTTTATATGGGTGGAATGAACACGCCATTTTGGGAAGGGATTTTGCCTGTGGAAAAGCGTGAGTTGATGATGCAACCAGAAGACGTTGCTGAAATTATCGTCCACAACCTTCAAGAAAGACGTCATGTTTCGGTTGAGGAAATCGTTATTAAAAACAAAAAGCCTAATAAGTGA
- a CDS encoding sucrose-specific PTS transporter subunit IIBC, with translation MDTKKVAQELVELLGGADNVISATHCATRLRIVLNDDDKPNKEQIEELEGVKGVFKASGQYQVIFGTGLVNKVYAEFAQITGVGSKDTDGGERQVDHAEAAKKKMNPFARIARTLSNIFVPIIPAIVASGLLMGLLGMMQAFEWVPADSPWILFLDMFSSAAFIILPILIGFSAAKEFGANPYLGAVLGGIMTHPSLLNPWTLADAEPETIQFIGMNVDLLGYQGTVIPILLVVYIMSKIERNVRKVVPNAIDLLVTPFVTVILTGFIAMLFIGPLGTMIGSGLTWGLDFIYSTAGIFAGLIFGGLYSTIVITGVHHSFHAIEAALIADFGVNFLLPIWAMANVAQGGAGLAVFFLTKNPKIKEIAIPASFSAFLGITEPVIFGVNLRFMRPFIGAAIGGALGGAYVVFTNVVTNAYGLTGIPMFAIAAPFGTSNIINYAIGILIAAGGAFVATWILGLKEDEPKK, from the coding sequence ATGGATACAAAAAAAGTAGCCCAAGAGCTCGTCGAGTTACTTGGAGGTGCTGATAATGTGATCAGTGCTACACATTGTGCAACAAGACTTCGGATTGTCCTAAATGATGATGATAAACCGAATAAAGAACAAATCGAAGAGCTCGAAGGTGTAAAAGGGGTTTTTAAAGCATCAGGTCAATATCAAGTTATTTTTGGGACAGGCCTTGTCAATAAGGTCTATGCTGAGTTTGCGCAGATAACAGGTGTCGGCTCTAAAGATACAGATGGCGGAGAGAGACAAGTCGATCATGCAGAAGCGGCAAAGAAGAAAATGAATCCATTTGCTCGTATTGCTAGAACATTATCGAACATTTTCGTTCCGATCATTCCAGCGATCGTTGCAAGTGGTTTGTTAATGGGTCTACTTGGGATGATGCAAGCATTTGAATGGGTACCAGCTGATAGTCCGTGGATTTTATTTTTAGACATGTTTTCTAGTGCAGCCTTTATCATTTTACCGATCTTGATTGGTTTTAGTGCGGCGAAAGAATTTGGCGCGAATCCTTACCTTGGTGCGGTTCTGGGTGGAATTATGACTCACCCATCTCTTTTGAATCCTTGGACACTAGCTGATGCCGAACCTGAAACGATTCAGTTTATCGGAATGAATGTAGATTTACTTGGTTATCAAGGAACGGTTATTCCTATCCTTCTTGTCGTCTACATAATGAGTAAGATCGAACGAAACGTACGTAAGGTTGTTCCGAATGCGATCGACCTACTAGTTACGCCGTTTGTGACAGTTATTTTAACAGGATTTATTGCGATGCTGTTCATCGGACCGCTTGGAACAATGATCGGAAGCGGTTTAACATGGGGTCTTGACTTCATTTATAGCACAGCAGGAATTTTTGCCGGGTTAATTTTTGGTGGGTTGTACTCAACGATTGTTATTACAGGGGTTCATCATAGCTTCCACGCGATTGAGGCAGCCCTTATTGCAGACTTTGGCGTCAACTTTTTGCTACCGATTTGGGCAATGGCCAATGTTGCACAAGGCGGAGCGGGTTTGGCGGTCTTCTTCTTGACAAAAAACCCGAAAATAAAAGAGATTGCTATTCCAGCATCCTTCTCAGCTTTCCTAGGTATTACTGAGCCAGTTATTTTCGGTGTTAACCTTCGCTTCATGCGTCCGTTTATCGGAGCAGCAATTGGTGGCGCCTTAGGTGGAGCTTATGTGGTGTTCACCAATGTAGTCACAAATGCATATGGATTAACAGGAATTCCGATGTTTGCCATCGCAGCACCATTTGGTACATCGAACATCATTAACTATGCAATCGGTATTCTCATTGCAGCAGGTGGAGCGTTCGTAGCAACATGGATTCTCGGCTTAAAAGAAGATGAACCAAAGAAATAA
- a CDS encoding YjiH family protein yields the protein MKDNTNSVSYQKEKRTFEAKHYLLFIIPSLIGILLFMTPIVIDGAITIPVAFLAGMVEGALADVLPLLMAILLTVSILINLFVVAKKPSFVQKSEIARALFDVGWTWTIIRTIGVLFLILTLVETGPAFIWSDDTGGLLVYELIPILFAVFLFAGFFLPLLMNFGLMELVGSVLNRIMRPLFTLPGRSSIDCMASWMGDGTIGVLLTNKQYEDGYYTKREAAVIGTTFSVVSITFSIVILTYMDLDHLFLQYYGTIVIAGFVAAVILPRIPPLSRKADTYFTDKKADIEEKQSFKASFQTGLHQALVRATTNNGVLTNLKGGVKNVLDMWIGVIPVVMAIGTVALVVAEYTPLFQWLGAPFIPLLTLMQVPEAAAAAQTIVIGFADMFLPAIIGSSIESEFTRFVIACVSVTQLIYMSEIGGLLLASKLPVKFIDLVIIFIERTLITLPVVVLMAHLIF from the coding sequence ATGAAAGACAATACAAACTCGGTTTCTTATCAGAAGGAAAAGAGAACATTCGAAGCCAAGCACTACTTATTATTTATTATTCCGTCACTTATAGGGATTTTGCTATTTATGACACCTATTGTGATCGATGGAGCCATCACTATTCCTGTGGCATTCTTAGCGGGTATGGTCGAAGGGGCTTTAGCAGATGTGTTGCCCTTGCTGATGGCGATTTTACTGACCGTATCAATTCTGATAAACCTATTCGTTGTGGCGAAGAAGCCGTCATTTGTTCAAAAGAGTGAGATTGCTCGGGCTTTATTTGATGTCGGTTGGACATGGACAATCATTCGTACAATCGGTGTTCTGTTTCTTATCTTGACGTTGGTAGAAACGGGACCAGCTTTTATTTGGTCCGATGATACAGGTGGGTTGCTTGTTTATGAGCTCATTCCGATTCTCTTTGCCGTCTTTTTATTTGCGGGATTCTTCTTACCATTGCTTATGAACTTTGGATTAATGGAACTCGTTGGTTCGGTTCTTAACCGGATTATGCGTCCACTTTTTACATTGCCTGGGCGCTCGTCAATCGATTGTATGGCATCATGGATGGGAGATGGAACGATTGGTGTTCTATTGACCAATAAACAATATGAAGATGGGTATTATACGAAACGAGAAGCTGCTGTCATTGGGACAACTTTCTCTGTTGTATCGATTACCTTTAGTATTGTTATCTTAACGTATATGGATCTTGATCATTTGTTCTTACAATATTATGGAACGATTGTCATTGCTGGTTTTGTGGCAGCGGTTATCTTACCACGAATTCCACCACTATCGAGAAAGGCAGACACGTATTTTACGGATAAGAAAGCAGACATAGAAGAAAAACAAAGCTTCAAAGCATCGTTTCAAACAGGGCTACATCAAGCGCTTGTTCGAGCGACAACGAATAATGGAGTGTTGACAAACTTAAAAGGTGGCGTCAAAAACGTTCTAGACATGTGGATTGGCGTCATTCCAGTTGTTATGGCTATTGGAACCGTTGCTCTTGTTGTGGCTGAATACACACCGCTTTTCCAATGGTTAGGGGCACCATTTATTCCGCTCCTTACATTGATGCAAGTTCCAGAAGCAGCGGCTGCCGCTCAAACAATAGTTATTGGATTTGCTGATATGTTCTTACCAGCGATTATCGGAAGTAGCATTGAAAGTGAATTCACTCGTTTTGTCATTGCTTGTGTGTCCGTCACGCAGTTAATTTATATGTCAGAGATTGGTGGATTACTGCTTGCATCGAAGCTTCCGGTTAAGTTCATCGATCTTGTGATTATTTTTATCGAGCGTACATTGATAACTTTACCGGTTGTCGTATTAATGGCTCATCTTATTTTTTGA
- a CDS encoding glycoside hydrolase family 32 protein, which yields MSNRDQELKKLAYEEVEKHKEAVQNDRFRLGYHLMPPVGLLNDPNGFIQFNGEYHLFYQWNPFHTGHGTKFWGHYTSKDLVNWEHHDIALAPSDWFDKNGCYSGSAIEHDGKMYLFYTGNVKDENNERESYQVLVESKDGYSFEKKGVVVELPDEYTAHFRDPKVWKRGDDFYMVVGAQSKELTGKVALMRSKDLYTWEHLGAIAGAHMGSIEDFGYMWECPDLFELDGEDVFIFSPQGIEPEGMLYNNIYQAGYFVGKMDYENVRYNHGEFVEMDRGFEFYAPQTTEDEKGRRILFGWLGMPEEREEDHPTIEHKWIHAMTIPRELRLTEGKLYQLPVEELKQLRQKEVNYDQVQLDSTSQAFAGIEGERLELELETLGNPTSDLTIELRNHASIIYSPEKKQFTLTRVSFVDGKTIEERHCYLDALQNLRVFLDSSTIEVFINDGAEVFTARIYPEADELGISFKSEKPTSVQLKAWMLY from the coding sequence ATGAGTAATCGCGATCAAGAATTAAAAAAACTAGCATATGAAGAAGTAGAAAAACATAAAGAAGCGGTTCAAAATGACCGATTTAGATTAGGCTATCATTTGATGCCACCAGTAGGATTACTTAATGACCCAAATGGCTTTATTCAATTTAACGGGGAATATCACTTGTTTTATCAATGGAATCCGTTTCATACAGGACATGGGACAAAATTTTGGGGGCATTATACATCAAAGGACTTAGTGAATTGGGAGCACCACGATATCGCCTTGGCACCAAGTGATTGGTTTGATAAGAATGGTTGTTATTCAGGAAGTGCGATTGAGCATGATGGGAAGATGTATTTGTTTTATACCGGAAATGTGAAAGATGAAAATAACGAGCGTGAAAGTTACCAAGTACTGGTTGAATCGAAAGATGGCTATTCATTTGAGAAAAAAGGTGTCGTCGTTGAATTACCTGATGAGTATACCGCTCATTTCCGCGACCCTAAAGTGTGGAAGCGTGGAGACGATTTTTATATGGTTGTAGGAGCGCAAAGCAAAGAGTTAACAGGGAAAGTAGCGCTCATGCGTTCAAAAGATTTGTATACTTGGGAGCATCTCGGAGCGATCGCGGGAGCACATATGGGATCGATTGAAGATTTCGGTTATATGTGGGAATGTCCCGATCTATTCGAGCTTGATGGCGAAGATGTATTCATTTTCTCTCCACAAGGGATTGAACCAGAAGGGATGCTTTACAACAATATTTACCAAGCTGGATACTTTGTTGGGAAGATGGATTACGAGAACGTTCGGTATAATCACGGAGAATTTGTTGAAATGGATCGAGGGTTTGAATTTTATGCCCCTCAAACAACAGAAGATGAAAAAGGACGTCGCATTCTCTTTGGTTGGCTAGGTATGCCTGAAGAGCGGGAAGAAGACCATCCGACGATTGAGCATAAATGGATTCACGCCATGACGATCCCGCGTGAACTCCGCTTAACAGAAGGCAAGTTGTATCAATTGCCGGTTGAGGAATTGAAGCAATTGCGTCAAAAAGAAGTAAACTATGATCAAGTGCAACTAGACTCGACTTCTCAAGCGTTTGCAGGAATTGAAGGAGAGCGCTTAGAGCTAGAGCTTGAAACACTGGGCAATCCAACAAGCGATCTGACCATTGAGTTGCGTAATCATGCTTCGATTATTTATTCACCAGAAAAGAAACAATTCACGTTAACGCGTGTTAGTTTCGTCGATGGCAAGACAATAGAAGAACGTCATTGTTATCTTGACGCGCTTCAAAATCTTCGTGTGTTTTTAGATTCATCGACGATTGAAGTATTTATTAATGACGGGGCAGAGGTGTTTACCGCGCGCATCTACCCTGAAGCCGATGAGCTAGGTATTTCATTCAAATCGGAAAAACCTACATCTGTTCAACTAAAAGCTTGGATGTTATACTAA
- a CDS encoding ATP-grasp domain-containing protein has translation MTAKIYVIHENDEWTEPLRQELEKLEHPFETWHLDQGKIDLSKEPPEGIFYNRMSASSHTREHRFAAEFTGAVLDWLEAHGRVVLNTSRALKLEVSKVAQYTSLESFGIETPKTLAAVGKEHLLEAAKAFVGAPFITKHNRAGKGLGVQLFENLDALSHYVNGPTFEEPIDGITLLQQYVKAPDSTITRCEFIGGRFFYAVQVDTSEGFELCPADACQIGDTFCPTTNDRRDKFTILKDFDDPIIYKYEAFLLANDIHFAGIEFIRDHEGALYTYDVNTNTNYNPDAERKANLFGMKEIAKVLTEQLEQHYLK, from the coding sequence ATGACAGCAAAAATTTATGTGATCCATGAAAATGATGAATGGACAGAACCACTTCGTCAGGAACTAGAAAAATTGGAGCACCCTTTTGAAACATGGCATCTTGATCAAGGAAAAATTGATTTATCAAAAGAGCCACCAGAAGGCATTTTCTATAACCGAATGAGCGCTTCCTCGCACACACGTGAGCATCGATTTGCAGCAGAATTTACTGGGGCCGTTCTTGATTGGTTAGAAGCCCATGGTCGAGTTGTTTTAAATACGAGCCGTGCATTAAAACTTGAAGTCAGCAAAGTCGCACAATATACATCGCTCGAATCATTTGGCATCGAAACCCCCAAAACACTCGCTGCAGTCGGCAAAGAGCATTTACTTGAAGCGGCAAAAGCATTTGTGGGAGCTCCATTCATTACAAAACATAACCGTGCTGGGAAAGGGCTTGGCGTACAACTGTTTGAAAACCTAGACGCTCTTAGTCACTATGTCAACGGCCCTACATTTGAAGAGCCGATTGACGGAATTACCCTTCTGCAACAATATGTGAAGGCGCCCGATTCCACGATTACCCGCTGTGAATTTATCGGTGGTCGTTTCTTCTATGCCGTACAAGTTGATACGTCAGAAGGATTTGAATTATGCCCTGCAGATGCGTGCCAAATCGGCGACACCTTCTGCCCGACGACCAATGACCGACGCGATAAGTTTACAATTTTGAAAGATTTCGATGATCCAATCATTTATAAATACGAAGCATTCTTACTAGCCAACGACATTCATTTTGCAGGCATTGAATTTATTCGTGATCATGAAGGGGCGCTTTACACGTATGACGTGAATACGAATACGAATTACAACCCTGATGCCGAACGCAAGGCTAATCTGTTTGGCATGAAGGAAATTGCTAAGGTGTTAACAGAGCAACTTGAACAACATTATTTAAAGTAA
- the phnE gene encoding phosphonate ABC transporter, permease protein PhnE, producing MREVKIKKFNEQMPSRFKRPSILAWVGWVVFFSLFIAGLQQGDVTISRLINGSGNMFTFIQSAFPPDPSRLSAVSMAMYETFQIALVGTVIGVILSLPIALLASRNTTIHPIVCYGTRGIVSTLRTIPDLIWALIFVISVGLGPLAGILTIVVDTIGFCARFFSERIEEIDKGPSEALESTGASKLGIISGSIIPLGFPSFVGTSLYSVEKAIRSAVVLGLVGAGGIGVELSTSMTLRRFDEALMIILLILAVVITVEQISTAIRKKVI from the coding sequence ATGAGAGAGGTGAAGATTAAAAAGTTTAACGAACAAATGCCTTCTCGATTTAAGAGACCATCAATACTTGCTTGGGTTGGTTGGGTAGTCTTTTTCTCTTTGTTTATTGCTGGATTGCAGCAAGGGGATGTAACGATCAGTCGGTTAATAAACGGTTCAGGAAATATGTTTACTTTTATACAAAGTGCGTTCCCACCTGATCCGTCTAGATTGTCTGCAGTTTCTATGGCGATGTATGAAACGTTTCAAATAGCATTAGTAGGTACCGTTATTGGTGTCATTCTTAGTTTGCCAATTGCTTTACTTGCGTCAAGGAATACAACAATACACCCTATAGTATGTTATGGGACAAGAGGGATTGTCTCAACCTTACGAACGATTCCAGATCTAATTTGGGCCCTGATTTTTGTTATTTCTGTAGGTTTAGGACCACTAGCTGGGATTTTAACCATTGTTGTGGATACGATTGGGTTCTGTGCGCGCTTCTTCTCAGAAAGAATAGAAGAAATTGATAAAGGACCGTCGGAAGCACTTGAATCGACAGGAGCTTCTAAGCTGGGTATTATCTCGGGATCTATTATTCCTCTCGGTTTTCCTTCCTTTGTAGGCACGAGTCTTTATAGCGTAGAAAAGGCAATCCGATCAGCAGTAGTTTTAGGACTGGTTGGAGCTGGAGGAATAGGAGTGGAGTTATCTACGTCTATGACTTTAAGACGTTTTGATGAAGCGCTTATGATTATACTACTTATTCTTGCAGTTGTTATCACGGTTGAACAAATATCTACTGCAATTAGAAAGAAAGTCATTTAA